The nucleotide window GACCGGGTAGTGGTCGAGATCCGCTCCGGCAAGTACGACCTTATCGTGGTGAATTTCGCCAACGGCGATATGGTCGGCCATACAGGCGATCTGGACGCCGCCATCCAGGCGGTGGGGGTCGTCGACAAGTGTGTCGGCCGGGTGACGGACGCCATCCGCGACCGCGGCGGCATCGCCTGCATCACCGCCGACCACGGCAACGCCGACTGCATGATCGACGCCTGCAACGGCGGGGTGCTGACCGCCCATACGCTGAACCCCGTGCCTTTCATCCTCGTTTCCGAGAAGCACCGCCAGGCCAAGCTCCGCGCCGGCATCCTCGCCGACATCGCCCCGACGATCCTCGACCTGGCCTCGCTCAACGCGCCGGCGGAAATGACCGGCAGTACGCTTATCATCAAGGAGGGAAAATAATGACAACTATCACCGATGTATTCGCCCGCGAGATCATGGATTCGCGCGGCAACCCCACCGTGGAGGTGGACGTGGTGCTGGAGGACGGCTCGCTGGGCCGCGCCGCCGTGCCCTCGGGGGCTTCCACGGGCGCGTACGAGGCTGTCGAACTGCGCGACGGCGACAAGGGCCGCTACCAGGGCAAGGGCGTCCTGCAGGCGGTGGAGAATGTCAACGACCTCATCGCCAACGAGATCATCGGTCTCGACGCCCTCGACCAGAACGACATCGACGCCATCATGCTGAAACTCGACGGTACCCCCAACAAAGCCAAGCTGGGCGCCAACGCCATCCTCGGCGTGTCGATGGCGGTCGCCAAGGCGGCGGCGATTTCTTTAGGGATGCCGCTCTACAAGTACCTCGGCGGCATCAACGCCAAGGAACTTCCCGTGCCGATGATGAACATCATGAACGGCGGCAAGCACGCCGACAACAATGTCGACATCCAGGAGTTCATGGTCATGCCGGTCGGCGCCGTCTCCTGGGCCGAGGCGCTCAGGATGTGCGCCGAGATATACCACACGCTGAAGAAGGTCCTCAAGGATAAGGGTCTGGCGACGGCTATCGGCGACGAAGGCGGCTTCGCGCCCAACCTGGCGTCCAATGAGGAAGCCCTCAAGGTTATCGTGGCCGCGATCGAGAAAGCCGGCTACAAGCCCGGCGAGCAGGTGGCGCTGGCGCTCGATCCGGCAGCCACGG belongs to Sporomusaceae bacterium and includes:
- the eno gene encoding phosphopyruvate hydratase, coding for MTTITDVFAREIMDSRGNPTVEVDVVLEDGSLGRAAVPSGASTGAYEAVELRDGDKGRYQGKGVLQAVENVNDLIANEIIGLDALDQNDIDAIMLKLDGTPNKAKLGANAILGVSMAVAKAAAISLGMPLYKYLGGINAKELPVPMMNIMNGGKHADNNVDIQEFMVMPVGAVSWAEALRMCAEIYHTLKKVLKDKGLATAIGDEGGFAPNLASNEEALKVIVAAIEKAGYKPGEQVALALDPAATEFYKDGSYVLAGEGKTLSAAQMVDYYASLVEKYPIVSIEDGLAEDDWDGWKLMTDKLGGKIQIVGDDLFVTNTERLARGIKSHTANSILIKVNQIGTLTETFDTIEMAKRAGYTCVISHRSGETEDATIADIAVAVNAGQIKTGAPARTDRVAKYNQLLRIEEELGEAAGFRGNDVFYNRRK